The region TCGCCACGGCTTGGGGGGATGCCAGATACACCACCATGTTCGCGACTTCGTCGGGGCTCGTGAATCGGCCCAGCAGCGATGTGGGACGCTGCGATTCGATGAACGATTTCTGGACCTGCTCGAGTGTCCTGCCTTCCTGCTTTGCGACCGGTTCGAGCCAGCCATTGAGGCTCTCGGAGGCGGTGGGGCCGGGGACGACGGCATTGACGGTCACTCCACTGCCGGCCACCAGTTCGGCCAGGCCGCGCGAGACTGCGAGCTGGGCCGTTTTGGTCATGCCGTAGTCGATCATGTCCTTGGGAATGTTCAGGGCCGATTCGCTGCTGATGAACACAACGCGGCCCCAACCCTTGCTGACCATGCGGGGCAGGTAATGTCGCGCGAGACGCACGCCGCTCATCACGTTGAAGTCGAACAGGTGCAACCAGTCTCCATCGGTGAGTTCCTGGAAGGGCTTCAGGTTGGCGGTGCCGAGGTTGTTGACGAGGATGTCGGCGTGTTCGACGCCGGCTGTGAGGGCGGCGGCCCCCTCGGGGGTGCCCAGATCGGCGGCAACCCCGTCAAGCTGCGCGTCCGGCTGCCCTGCGCGGATATTCTCGATCGCCGCCTGCACACGCGCCTCTGTGCGGCCGGTGATGACAACCCGTGCGCCGGCGGCAGCCAGGCCCCGCGCAATCGCCAGGCCGATTCCTGCAGTGGAGCCGGTCACCACAGCCAATTTTCCGTTCAGTTCGATCTTCATTTGTTTGCCTTTCTGTGTTCGAAACAAGGGTTAGCGGAGAAGGCAAGTGTTGAGCGTCGGAGGCGTCCGGTGAAGGCAGGCGAGGCTCATATCGCCTATGCTTCTGGCGCATGAATCCGAAGCCCATCGACAGGGGAGCCGACCGTGCAACGGGCAAGTTGTTGTGGATGGCCTGCTTCGTCAGGGCCGTCGAGACGGGTAGCTTTTCCGCCACCGCGCGAGAGTTGGGCATCGGGCAGCCGAATGTCAGCCGGCACATCACCGCATTGGAGGATCATCTCGGCATTCGACTCTTCCAACGGACGACCCGAAAATTATTGCTCACCGCCGAGGGCGAGCGCTACTACGTTGATGCGCGCCTTGCATTGGAAGCCGTGGAGGAAGCGGACTCCGCCGCACGCGGAGACGATGAACCGAGAGGCCTGTTGCGGGTCAGCTGTTCTGTTCTGGTGGGTCGACTGCATGTACAGCCCCTTGTAGCGCCCCTCCTAACGCGTTATCCGGAGCTGGAGATCGAACTGCATTTGTCGGACGATTACGTGAATGTGGTCGAGGAGCGATTCGATATGGCAGTACGCGTCGGCACCTTGAGGGACAGCATGCTGGTAGCGCGCAAGGTCGGCATTTCAGAGCGCGCGGTATTCGCCAGCGCCGAATACCTGCGAGCGAGGGCGGAACCCGCGACGCCGACAGAACTGTTGCACCACGACTGCATCCTCCACACGCAGTTGGCAACGGGCAGCCTGTGGCCTTTTCAAGGATGCGAAATAAGCGTACAAGGCCGCTATCGGCTCAATCACCACGAAGCCATCCTCAACGCTGTACGTGACGGCCTGGGCATCGGACTGGCGCCCGTATGGATATTCGAAGATGACCTGCGCGCCGGGCGTGTGAAGGCGCTCTTGCGCGACTATCCGCTTCCGGGCGCCGACATCAACCTGCTGTACCCGACGAGGAGGCTGATGCCCGCGCGGACGCGGGTCATGCTTGACGCGATCACCCGAGCATTCTCTGGAAATGCATCCATGCAGCCGGGCTATCTATCCCGTCTGTTCGAGTCTGATCGAGTCTGAAGCCTAGCCCTGACAGAGTAATCAATGGACCGCACTGCGGGGACGACGTGCGCCGCGCGTTCGTGACGTGCGCTATGGGTCGAAACCTGCCGTATCCTGCCGACATGGACCCCTTCAACCTCCAGCGATTCGTCGACGCACAAGCGCCGGTGTGGGACCGCGTGCTGATGGAACTCGCTGAGGCGTCGAAGCGCACGCACTGGATGTGGTTCGTCTTCCCGCAGCTTGCGGCGCTCGGCCGCAGCGGCAGCGCGAAGTTCTACGGGATCAGCGGCGCCGACGAAGCACGCGCGTACCTCGCGCACCCGCTGCTCGGCCCGCGCCTGCTCGAGTGCTGCGAGTTGCTGTTGACGGCGGGCGAGCGGTCCGCGCAAGACATCTTCGGTGACGTCGACGCGATGAAGCTGCGCTCGTGCCTCACCCTGTTCGATGCCGCGTCTTCAGCACCGGTTTTCGCGCAGTGCCTCGCCCGCTTCTTCGACGGCGAGCGCGATCCGCTGACTACCCGCTCGCTCGCGCCGCTCAGGCCAGACCCTGCTTGAAGGTCTCCAGCATGCGCGCCCACGCGCGCTCGGATTGCGCGGCGTCGTAGACCTGCGAGTCCGGCGGGCACCAGCCGTGCGCGGCCGGGTACACCTCCACCTCGGACGGCAGCTTCGCGGCGTCGAGCGCGGCACGCAGCGCGACCTTCGCCTCGGGATCGCGCTTGTCGTCGTTCTCGGCCACCGCAATCAGGTAGCGCGCCTTCGTCTGGCCCACAAGGCGATGCGGGCTGTCGGGCGCGGGGGTCACCATGGCAGCGCCATGGAAGGTGCCGACGGCGCCTACGCGGCCAGGGGCCGCCGTGGCGGTGCGCACGGCGATCGGGCCGCCCATGCAGTAACCGGTGGTGCCGATCTTGCGCGCCTTGTCCACCTCGGCCCGCGTATCGAGCCATGCGACGAAGGCCTTGCCGTCGGCCAGGTGCATGGCGGGGGTCAGGGCCTGCATCAGCGGCATCACCTCGGCGATCGGCGTGTTGCCGGCCTGCGACGCGGTGGGCGCCTTCTTCTGCCGGTAGAACGGGTTCACCACCAGCACGCTGTACCCCGACTCGGCGAGGCGCCGGCCCATCTGCCGGAAGGCGGGACGCAAGCCGAAGATGTCGGGCCACACCAGCACGCCGGGCGCCGGGCCCGCGGTGGGCGCGACGAAGTACGCGTCGCACGTGCCGTCGGGCGTGGTGATCGTCACTTCATGTTCCGACACCGCTACCGCATTCGCGACGCGCGGCAGCACCGTCAGCATGCCTGCGGACGCCGCCCACGCAGCGAAATCGCGGCGGGTGTATTTTTTGAGTTCATCCTGATCGTTCACATCGCACATGGTTGAGCACCTCATGAAAAACGGACGCACAGTATGCCTCCTCCAATTGGAGGAGGTGGCGCCGCCAAAACGCAGTTTTGGGGGTGAAGGCGCGTTGACGGTCGCGTTTCCCACTTCTAGACTGCGCTCATTTCCCAACGGGAGGGATCCATGCGCGAGAGCAAGACCACCGGCGGACTCAAAGTCTTCGCCGTCTCCGGAACCTATGTCGTACTTCTGGGCTTCCATCTGGACAAGGCGGCATGCGCGGGACTGCTCGGCTTCTCCATCCACCGCGTGGACCATACC is a window of Caenimonas aquaedulcis DNA encoding:
- a CDS encoding dienelactone hydrolase family protein → MCDVNDQDELKKYTRRDFAAWAASAGMLTVLPRVANAVAVSEHEVTITTPDGTCDAYFVAPTAGPAPGVLVWPDIFGLRPAFRQMGRRLAESGYSVLVVNPFYRQKKAPTASQAGNTPIAEVMPLMQALTPAMHLADGKAFVAWLDTRAEVDKARKIGTTGYCMGGPIAVRTATAAPGRVGAVGTFHGAAMVTPAPDSPHRLVGQTKARYLIAVAENDDKRDPEAKVALRAALDAAKLPSEVEVYPAAHGWCPPDSQVYDAAQSERAWARMLETFKQGLA
- a CDS encoding SDR family NAD(P)-dependent oxidoreductase → MKIELNGKLAVVTGSTAGIGLAIARGLAAAGARVVITGRTEARVQAAIENIRAGQPDAQLDGVAADLGTPEGAAALTAGVEHADILVNNLGTANLKPFQELTDGDWLHLFDFNVMSGVRLARHYLPRMVSKGWGRVVFISSESALNIPKDMIDYGMTKTAQLAVSRGLAELVAGSGVTVNAVVPGPTASESLNGWLEPVAKQEGRTLEQVQKSFIESQRPTSLLGRFTSPDEVANMVVYLASPQAVATTGAALRVDGGVVRSIA
- a CDS encoding LysR family transcriptional regulator, with product MNPKPIDRGADRATGKLLWMACFVRAVETGSFSATARELGIGQPNVSRHITALEDHLGIRLFQRTTRKLLLTAEGERYYVDARLALEAVEEADSAARGDDEPRGLLRVSCSVLVGRLHVQPLVAPLLTRYPELEIELHLSDDYVNVVEERFDMAVRVGTLRDSMLVARKVGISERAVFASAEYLRARAEPATPTELLHHDCILHTQLATGSLWPFQGCEISVQGRYRLNHHEAILNAVRDGLGIGLAPVWIFEDDLRAGRVKALLRDYPLPGADINLLYPTRRLMPARTRVMLDAITRAFSGNASMQPGYLSRLFESDRV
- a CDS encoding DUF1810 domain-containing protein, with protein sequence MDPFNLQRFVDAQAPVWDRVLMELAEASKRTHWMWFVFPQLAALGRSGSAKFYGISGADEARAYLAHPLLGPRLLECCELLLTAGERSAQDIFGDVDAMKLRSCLTLFDAASSAPVFAQCLARFFDGERDPLTTRSLAPLRPDPA